The following are from one region of the Platichthys flesus chromosome 2, fPlaFle2.1, whole genome shotgun sequence genome:
- the rad54l2 gene encoding helicase ARIP4 isoform X1: protein MSEEANSESDLEPSLNSEEENLDDDDEEEEEEDVDEDEDEDDNDGDDEDDSVDRPASAQDGRDSASATSGEPSSEPPSRPASRPSSGAPSRSPSRPPSGSQPPSSPKSAKSKSPSSKTKKQKSSKLTKSSKSSKGSKTSKPLKPVHMRKNIRKLLKEDQLEAGTKAAQQEEMERRKRLEQQRKDFPTPAPVVPDSQLAVDTALLLGEVSHLVPAHLIKQDVICLDSSGDEDEQMEPDLPALAIRDDIIELSSGDEDALQISSESADEDADGTTGSEESSGAHINDAFNLPDAQGQVLVNINHPAEEKDIYLAPQLARAVKPHQVGGIRFLYDNLIESLERYKTSSGFGCILAHSMGLGKTLQVISFIDILLRNTEAHTVLAIVPVNTLQNWLTEFNLWLPPQEALSPDTDPTLLAGRLFKVHILNDEHKTTPARAKVVEDWSRDGGVLLMGYEMYRLLSMKKSFVTGKKRKSKKPAGPIIIDLDEEDRQQELMKGIEQSIARPGPDVVICDEGHRIKNYHASTSQALKNIRSRRRVVLTGYPLQNNLIEYWCMVDFVRPDFLGTRQEFSNMFERPILNGQCVDSTPQDVRLMRYRSHVLHSLLEGFVQRRGHDVLQDQLPSKQEHVILVRLSPIQRALYTEFMKRFREAGNNGWLGLNPLKAFCVCCKIWNHPDVLYESLQKETQANEQDLDLDDISSRCPAPGAGLKAKVADSSNSKVNITLPPLNHSQEKANQVITYEWAKNIMAHYQTGLLQNSAKMALLFHLIDESVRKGDKILVFSQSLSTLSVIEDFLSKRPVPTDVLSSATQNQNWIRNLNYYRLDGSTSATERERLINQFNDPENTAAWLFLLSTRAGCLGVNLIGANRVVVFDASWNPCHDAQAVCRVYRYGQRKPCHIYRLVCDFTLEKKIYDRQVSKQGMSDRVVDDLNPVLNFTRKEVESLLHFVEEEHGANKNHLGSSDDFEEVLYQACQRYPHFITKQPFHHESLLTDRKESKLTKAEKRAAKKSYEDEKRASVPYSRPSYATYYPTSDQVLANIPAFNQRGWRPMARPDDKPVASVRPIQSTPIPMMPRQVGMGIAGSSSAGSLPVNFLQKAGVYVQRIVTTTDIVIPGANSTTDVQARISAGESIHVIRGSKGTYIRTNDGRIFAIRSGKISRPTLGGSAASRDTQGSLIHSVSNGCSSPFDQQQRSPNEEQCSSPLSAEILRELSRYTSSTGDEATGVGNELPSPPHVSAVPAGDGDDSQTSPTGDPGRERSDNLMSLALELRGAKRRSTESPGSTQLGGKRTSSAARFPGLSMGSSGLSYPPMGLNSSSLLGNLGHMSHPLLMGGSGGSSFLQTPGQTLADLQTMFPSAGSDLLRQSAPGNGHLPIPSSSSLSTVYSSASTTAPMSSTPSAATSSSMASGSLPPYLMNPSMAGLLSSGFPLNYSQSLLSEQRMFPTSLLPGSGGYPDSSSSTSSFLSHYNPTSSLLGAALTHPDRHQITENGGSSSDDDVIEVMGQ from the exons ATGTCTGAAGAGGCAAATTCGGAAAGTGACCTGGAGCCCAGCCTTAACAGTGAAGAGGAGAAtttagatgatgatgatgaggaagaagaagaggaagacgtggatgaagatgaggatgaggatgacaaTGATGGAGACGATGAAGATGACAGTGTTG ATCGGCCCGCCAGTGCCCAGGATGGCAGGGACTCCGCCTCAGCAACCTCCGGAGAGCCTTCCTCTGAGCCTCCTTCTCGGCCTGCATCGCGCCCGTCCTCCGGGGCGCCCTCCAGATCTCCGTCAAGACCTCCCTCCGGCTCTCAGCCTCCAAGCAGCCCCAAAAGCGCAAAGAGCAAATCACCTTCCAGCAAAACCaagaaacaaaaatcctctAAATTAACCAAATCCTCCAAGTCTTCAAAAGGCTCGAAAACCTCCAAGCCATTAAAACCTGTACACATGAGGAAAAATATCAG AAAGCTGCTAAAAGAGGATCAGCTGGAGGCTGGGACCAAGGCTGCTCAacaggaagagatggagaggcGGAAAcgtctggagcagcagaggaaggacTTTCCCACACCAGCCCCAGTTGTCCCAGACTCTCAACTAG CAGTGGACACTGCTTTGCTTTTAGGAGAAGTATCCCACCTTGTTCCGGCTCACCTGATCAAGCAGGATGTGATTTGTCTGGACAGCAgcggtgatgaagatgaacaaatGGAACCCGACTTGCCTGCACTTGCCATCAGAGATG ATATAATTGAGCTCAGCTCTGGGGATGAGGATGCCCTGCAGATAAGCAGCGAGTCGGCTGATGAGGACGCTGATGGCACCACCGGCTCAGAGGAGAGCAGTGGGGCACATATCAACGATGCTTTTAACCTGCCTGACGCCCAGGGTCAAGTGCTGGTTAACATCAATCAccctgcagaggagaaagacaTTTATCTCGCTCCACAGCTGGCCAGGGCTGTCAAACCCCACCAG GTCGGGGGGATCCGGTTTCTCTATGATAATCTCATTGAGTCTCTGGAGCGTTATAAGACCAGCAGTGGATTTGGCTGCATCCTTGCTCACAGCATGGGGTTGGGCAAGACACTGCAGGTCATTTCCTTCATTGACATCCTACTGAGGAACACTGAGGCTCACACTGTGCTGGCCATTGTCCCA GTGAACACACTTCAGAACTGGCTGACAGAGTTTAACCTTTGGCTTCCACCTCAAGAAGCCCTCTCTCCTGACACTGACCCTACGCTCCTCGCTGGCCGATTATTCAAAGTTCACATTCTCAACGATGAGCATAA AACAACACCGGCTAGGGCCAAGGTTGTTGAGGACTGGTCTAGAGATGGAGGCGTGTTGCTTATGGGTTATGAGATGTACCGTCTGCTGTCCATGAAGAAGAGTTTTGTTACGGGCAAGAAGAGGAAATCAAAGAAGCCTGCAGGACCAATCATCATTGACCTGGATGAAGAGGACAGACAGCAGGAACTCATGAAAG GAATTGAACAATCCATTGCGCGGCCTGGTCCAGATGTGGTGATCTGTGATGAGGGTCATCGCATTAAGAACTACCATGCCAGCACATCGCAGGCGCTGAAGAACATCCGCTCCCGACGTCGAGTAGTTTTGACAGGATACCCACTGCAGAACAACCTCATTGAGTACTGGTGCATGGTGGACTTCGTCAGACCTGACTTTTTAGGCACAAGGCAGGAGTTCAGCAATATGTTTGAGCGGCCCATTCTGAACGGGCAGTGCGTGGACAGCACACCTCAAGATGTCCGCCTCATGCGCTACCGCAGCCATGTGCTGCACAGCTTGCTGGAGGGTTTTGTGCAGAG ACGGGGTCATGATGTGCTGCAGGACCAGCTGCCCTCCAAACAGGAGCATGTCATCTTAGTACGACTGTCTCCCATTCAGAGGGCACTGTACACTGAGTTTATGAAACGCTTCAGAGAAGCAGGAAACAATGGCTGGCTTGGTCTTAACCCACTCAAAGCCTTCTGTGTGTGCTGCAAG ATCTGGAATCACCCTGACGTCCTATACGAATCCCTGCAGAAGGAGACCCAGGCCAATGAGCAGGACCTAGACCTGGATGACATCTCTTCGCGTTGCCCTGCACCCGGTGCTGGCCTCAAGGCCAAAGTAGCCGACTCAAGCAACAGCAAAGTTAACATCACCCTGCCACCACTCAATCATTCACAAGAAAAGGCCAATCAAGTCATCACATATGAATGG GCTAAGAACATAATGGCACATTACCAAACTGGACTTCTCCAAAACTCTGCCAAGATGGCTCTACTCTTTCATTTGATTGATGAGAGTGTGAGAAAAGGAGACAAGATTTTGGTGTTCAG TCAAAGCTTGTCCACGCTGTCTGTCATTGAGGACTTCTTATCAAAGAGACCGGTGCCAACAGACGTCCTCTCATCTGCCACGCAAAACCAAAACTGGATTCGCAACCTCAATTACTACA gaCTGGATGGGAGTACGTCTGCCACAGAAAGAGAACGACTGATCAATCAGTTCAATGACCCAGAGAACACGGCAGCATggcttttcctcctctccaccag AGCTGGATGCTTGGGAGTAAATCTAATCGGGGCCAACCGCGTTGTTGTGTTCGATGCCTCCTGGAACCCTTGTCATGACGCCCAGGCTGTGTGTAGAGTGTACCGGTATGGTCAAAGGAAACCATGCCACATTTACCGCCTTGTTTGTGATTTCACCCTGGAGAAGAAAATCTATGACAGACAGGTCTCCAAACAGGGCATGTCTG aCCGTGTAGTTGATGACCTGAACCCAGTGCTGAACTTCACTCGTAAGGAAGTGGAGTCATTGCTGCACTTTGTAGAGGAAGAGCACGGTGCCAATAAAAACCATCTGGGATCCTCGGACGACTTTGAGGAAGTGCTTTACCAAGCTTGTCAGCGGTACCCACACTTCATCACCAAG CAACCTTTCCATCACGAGTCTCTGCTGACGGACCGGAAGGAGTCGAAACTGACCAAAGCGGAGAAAAGAGCGGCCAAGAAGAGCTACGAGGATGAGAAACGAGCTTCTGTGCCGTACTCTCGCCCTTCGTACGCAACCTATTATCCAACCAGTGATCAGGTGCTCGCGAACATACCAGCATTTAACCAACGGGGCTG GCGTCCCATGGCAAGGCCAGATGACAAGCCTGTAGCAAGTGTCAGGCCCATCCAGTCAACCCCAATACCCATGATGCCTCGCCAGGTCGGCATGGGCATAGCGGGCTCTAGCTCAGCCGGCAGCCTGCCTGTCAACTTCCTGCAGAAAGCTGGAGTCTACGTGCAGAGGATTGTAACCACAACCG ATATCGTAATCCCAGGAGCCAACAGCACAACGGATGTTCAAGCTCGCATTAGTGCAGGAGAGAGCATCCATGTCATCAGAGGATCTAAAG GAACCTACATCAGGACAAATGATGGAAGGATTTTTGCTATTCGTTCAGGAAAGATCAGTAGACCAACGCTCGGCGGCTCTGCTGCTTCAAGAG ATACCCAAGGATCCCTGATCCATTCAGTGAGTAATGGCTGTTCATCCCCTTTTGATCAGCAGCAGCGCTCCCCCAATGAGGAACAGTGTTCCTCCCCTCTGAGCGCTGAGATTCTCAGAGAACTCAGCCGCTACACTTCATCTACGGGCGACGAAGCCACCGGCGTGGGTAACGAATTGCCGTCGCCCCCACATGTGTCGGCTGTTCCAGCAGGTGATGGTGACGATTCTCAAACCAGTCCGACTGGTGATCCCGGCAGGGAGCGCAGTGACAACCTCATGAGCTTGGCATTAGAGTTGCGTGGCGCCAAACGCAGAAGTACTGAAAGCCCGGGAAGCACACAATTAGGAGGCAAACGCACCTCTTCTGCAGCTCGTTTCCCCGGACTGTCCATGGGCTCCAGTGGGCTCAGTTATCCTCCCATGGGTTTgaactcttcctctcttctggGCAACCTAGGGCACATGAGTCACCCACTTCTAATGGGTGGCAGCGGTGGATCATCATTCCTACAGACACCAGGACAAACACTGGCCGACCTACAGACTATGTTCCCCTCTGCCGGCTCAGACCTCTTGAGACAGTCTGCCCCAGGGAATGGACACCTTCccatcccctcctcttcctccctgtccaCTGTATACTCCTCTGCTTCCACCACTGCCCCCATGTCATCGACACCCTCAGCAGCAACTTCTTCCTCCATGGCATCAGGTTCTCTGCCACCATACTTGATGAACCCAAGCATGGCTGGCCTGCTTTCATCAGGCTTCCCCCTCAACTACAGTCAGTCGCTGCTGTCCGAGCAGAGGATGTTCCCCACCTCTCTTCTTCCTGGGTCAGGGGGGTACCCTGACTCCAGTTCTTCTACGTCCAGCTTCCTCTCTCATTACAATCCCACCTCCAGCCTGTTGGGGGCAGCTCTGACCCATCCGGACCGTCACCAGATCACAGAGAATGGCGGAAGTAGTTCGGATGACGATGTTATAGAGGTTATGGGACAGTAG
- the rad54l2 gene encoding helicase ARIP4 isoform X2, which produces MSEEANSESDLEPSLNSEEENLDDDDEEEEEEDVDEDEDEDDNDGDDEDDSVDRPASAQDGRDSASATSGEPSSEPPSRPASRPSSGAPSRSPSRPPSGSQPPSSPKSAKSKSPSSKTKKQKSSKLTKSSKSSKGSKTSKPLKPVHMRKNIRKLLKEDQLEAGTKAAQQEEMERRKRLEQQRKDFPTPAPVVPDSQLVDTALLLGEVSHLVPAHLIKQDVICLDSSGDEDEQMEPDLPALAIRDDIIELSSGDEDALQISSESADEDADGTTGSEESSGAHINDAFNLPDAQGQVLVNINHPAEEKDIYLAPQLARAVKPHQVGGIRFLYDNLIESLERYKTSSGFGCILAHSMGLGKTLQVISFIDILLRNTEAHTVLAIVPVNTLQNWLTEFNLWLPPQEALSPDTDPTLLAGRLFKVHILNDEHKTTPARAKVVEDWSRDGGVLLMGYEMYRLLSMKKSFVTGKKRKSKKPAGPIIIDLDEEDRQQELMKGIEQSIARPGPDVVICDEGHRIKNYHASTSQALKNIRSRRRVVLTGYPLQNNLIEYWCMVDFVRPDFLGTRQEFSNMFERPILNGQCVDSTPQDVRLMRYRSHVLHSLLEGFVQRRGHDVLQDQLPSKQEHVILVRLSPIQRALYTEFMKRFREAGNNGWLGLNPLKAFCVCCKIWNHPDVLYESLQKETQANEQDLDLDDISSRCPAPGAGLKAKVADSSNSKVNITLPPLNHSQEKANQVITYEWAKNIMAHYQTGLLQNSAKMALLFHLIDESVRKGDKILVFSQSLSTLSVIEDFLSKRPVPTDVLSSATQNQNWIRNLNYYRLDGSTSATERERLINQFNDPENTAAWLFLLSTRAGCLGVNLIGANRVVVFDASWNPCHDAQAVCRVYRYGQRKPCHIYRLVCDFTLEKKIYDRQVSKQGMSDRVVDDLNPVLNFTRKEVESLLHFVEEEHGANKNHLGSSDDFEEVLYQACQRYPHFITKQPFHHESLLTDRKESKLTKAEKRAAKKSYEDEKRASVPYSRPSYATYYPTSDQVLANIPAFNQRGWRPMARPDDKPVASVRPIQSTPIPMMPRQVGMGIAGSSSAGSLPVNFLQKAGVYVQRIVTTTDIVIPGANSTTDVQARISAGESIHVIRGSKGTYIRTNDGRIFAIRSGKISRPTLGGSAASRDTQGSLIHSVSNGCSSPFDQQQRSPNEEQCSSPLSAEILRELSRYTSSTGDEATGVGNELPSPPHVSAVPAGDGDDSQTSPTGDPGRERSDNLMSLALELRGAKRRSTESPGSTQLGGKRTSSAARFPGLSMGSSGLSYPPMGLNSSSLLGNLGHMSHPLLMGGSGGSSFLQTPGQTLADLQTMFPSAGSDLLRQSAPGNGHLPIPSSSSLSTVYSSASTTAPMSSTPSAATSSSMASGSLPPYLMNPSMAGLLSSGFPLNYSQSLLSEQRMFPTSLLPGSGGYPDSSSSTSSFLSHYNPTSSLLGAALTHPDRHQITENGGSSSDDDVIEVMGQ; this is translated from the exons ATGTCTGAAGAGGCAAATTCGGAAAGTGACCTGGAGCCCAGCCTTAACAGTGAAGAGGAGAAtttagatgatgatgatgaggaagaagaagaggaagacgtggatgaagatgaggatgaggatgacaaTGATGGAGACGATGAAGATGACAGTGTTG ATCGGCCCGCCAGTGCCCAGGATGGCAGGGACTCCGCCTCAGCAACCTCCGGAGAGCCTTCCTCTGAGCCTCCTTCTCGGCCTGCATCGCGCCCGTCCTCCGGGGCGCCCTCCAGATCTCCGTCAAGACCTCCCTCCGGCTCTCAGCCTCCAAGCAGCCCCAAAAGCGCAAAGAGCAAATCACCTTCCAGCAAAACCaagaaacaaaaatcctctAAATTAACCAAATCCTCCAAGTCTTCAAAAGGCTCGAAAACCTCCAAGCCATTAAAACCTGTACACATGAGGAAAAATATCAG AAAGCTGCTAAAAGAGGATCAGCTGGAGGCTGGGACCAAGGCTGCTCAacaggaagagatggagaggcGGAAAcgtctggagcagcagaggaaggacTTTCCCACACCAGCCCCAGTTGTCCCAGACTCTCAACTAG TGGACACTGCTTTGCTTTTAGGAGAAGTATCCCACCTTGTTCCGGCTCACCTGATCAAGCAGGATGTGATTTGTCTGGACAGCAgcggtgatgaagatgaacaaatGGAACCCGACTTGCCTGCACTTGCCATCAGAGATG ATATAATTGAGCTCAGCTCTGGGGATGAGGATGCCCTGCAGATAAGCAGCGAGTCGGCTGATGAGGACGCTGATGGCACCACCGGCTCAGAGGAGAGCAGTGGGGCACATATCAACGATGCTTTTAACCTGCCTGACGCCCAGGGTCAAGTGCTGGTTAACATCAATCAccctgcagaggagaaagacaTTTATCTCGCTCCACAGCTGGCCAGGGCTGTCAAACCCCACCAG GTCGGGGGGATCCGGTTTCTCTATGATAATCTCATTGAGTCTCTGGAGCGTTATAAGACCAGCAGTGGATTTGGCTGCATCCTTGCTCACAGCATGGGGTTGGGCAAGACACTGCAGGTCATTTCCTTCATTGACATCCTACTGAGGAACACTGAGGCTCACACTGTGCTGGCCATTGTCCCA GTGAACACACTTCAGAACTGGCTGACAGAGTTTAACCTTTGGCTTCCACCTCAAGAAGCCCTCTCTCCTGACACTGACCCTACGCTCCTCGCTGGCCGATTATTCAAAGTTCACATTCTCAACGATGAGCATAA AACAACACCGGCTAGGGCCAAGGTTGTTGAGGACTGGTCTAGAGATGGAGGCGTGTTGCTTATGGGTTATGAGATGTACCGTCTGCTGTCCATGAAGAAGAGTTTTGTTACGGGCAAGAAGAGGAAATCAAAGAAGCCTGCAGGACCAATCATCATTGACCTGGATGAAGAGGACAGACAGCAGGAACTCATGAAAG GAATTGAACAATCCATTGCGCGGCCTGGTCCAGATGTGGTGATCTGTGATGAGGGTCATCGCATTAAGAACTACCATGCCAGCACATCGCAGGCGCTGAAGAACATCCGCTCCCGACGTCGAGTAGTTTTGACAGGATACCCACTGCAGAACAACCTCATTGAGTACTGGTGCATGGTGGACTTCGTCAGACCTGACTTTTTAGGCACAAGGCAGGAGTTCAGCAATATGTTTGAGCGGCCCATTCTGAACGGGCAGTGCGTGGACAGCACACCTCAAGATGTCCGCCTCATGCGCTACCGCAGCCATGTGCTGCACAGCTTGCTGGAGGGTTTTGTGCAGAG ACGGGGTCATGATGTGCTGCAGGACCAGCTGCCCTCCAAACAGGAGCATGTCATCTTAGTACGACTGTCTCCCATTCAGAGGGCACTGTACACTGAGTTTATGAAACGCTTCAGAGAAGCAGGAAACAATGGCTGGCTTGGTCTTAACCCACTCAAAGCCTTCTGTGTGTGCTGCAAG ATCTGGAATCACCCTGACGTCCTATACGAATCCCTGCAGAAGGAGACCCAGGCCAATGAGCAGGACCTAGACCTGGATGACATCTCTTCGCGTTGCCCTGCACCCGGTGCTGGCCTCAAGGCCAAAGTAGCCGACTCAAGCAACAGCAAAGTTAACATCACCCTGCCACCACTCAATCATTCACAAGAAAAGGCCAATCAAGTCATCACATATGAATGG GCTAAGAACATAATGGCACATTACCAAACTGGACTTCTCCAAAACTCTGCCAAGATGGCTCTACTCTTTCATTTGATTGATGAGAGTGTGAGAAAAGGAGACAAGATTTTGGTGTTCAG TCAAAGCTTGTCCACGCTGTCTGTCATTGAGGACTTCTTATCAAAGAGACCGGTGCCAACAGACGTCCTCTCATCTGCCACGCAAAACCAAAACTGGATTCGCAACCTCAATTACTACA gaCTGGATGGGAGTACGTCTGCCACAGAAAGAGAACGACTGATCAATCAGTTCAATGACCCAGAGAACACGGCAGCATggcttttcctcctctccaccag AGCTGGATGCTTGGGAGTAAATCTAATCGGGGCCAACCGCGTTGTTGTGTTCGATGCCTCCTGGAACCCTTGTCATGACGCCCAGGCTGTGTGTAGAGTGTACCGGTATGGTCAAAGGAAACCATGCCACATTTACCGCCTTGTTTGTGATTTCACCCTGGAGAAGAAAATCTATGACAGACAGGTCTCCAAACAGGGCATGTCTG aCCGTGTAGTTGATGACCTGAACCCAGTGCTGAACTTCACTCGTAAGGAAGTGGAGTCATTGCTGCACTTTGTAGAGGAAGAGCACGGTGCCAATAAAAACCATCTGGGATCCTCGGACGACTTTGAGGAAGTGCTTTACCAAGCTTGTCAGCGGTACCCACACTTCATCACCAAG CAACCTTTCCATCACGAGTCTCTGCTGACGGACCGGAAGGAGTCGAAACTGACCAAAGCGGAGAAAAGAGCGGCCAAGAAGAGCTACGAGGATGAGAAACGAGCTTCTGTGCCGTACTCTCGCCCTTCGTACGCAACCTATTATCCAACCAGTGATCAGGTGCTCGCGAACATACCAGCATTTAACCAACGGGGCTG GCGTCCCATGGCAAGGCCAGATGACAAGCCTGTAGCAAGTGTCAGGCCCATCCAGTCAACCCCAATACCCATGATGCCTCGCCAGGTCGGCATGGGCATAGCGGGCTCTAGCTCAGCCGGCAGCCTGCCTGTCAACTTCCTGCAGAAAGCTGGAGTCTACGTGCAGAGGATTGTAACCACAACCG ATATCGTAATCCCAGGAGCCAACAGCACAACGGATGTTCAAGCTCGCATTAGTGCAGGAGAGAGCATCCATGTCATCAGAGGATCTAAAG GAACCTACATCAGGACAAATGATGGAAGGATTTTTGCTATTCGTTCAGGAAAGATCAGTAGACCAACGCTCGGCGGCTCTGCTGCTTCAAGAG ATACCCAAGGATCCCTGATCCATTCAGTGAGTAATGGCTGTTCATCCCCTTTTGATCAGCAGCAGCGCTCCCCCAATGAGGAACAGTGTTCCTCCCCTCTGAGCGCTGAGATTCTCAGAGAACTCAGCCGCTACACTTCATCTACGGGCGACGAAGCCACCGGCGTGGGTAACGAATTGCCGTCGCCCCCACATGTGTCGGCTGTTCCAGCAGGTGATGGTGACGATTCTCAAACCAGTCCGACTGGTGATCCCGGCAGGGAGCGCAGTGACAACCTCATGAGCTTGGCATTAGAGTTGCGTGGCGCCAAACGCAGAAGTACTGAAAGCCCGGGAAGCACACAATTAGGAGGCAAACGCACCTCTTCTGCAGCTCGTTTCCCCGGACTGTCCATGGGCTCCAGTGGGCTCAGTTATCCTCCCATGGGTTTgaactcttcctctcttctggGCAACCTAGGGCACATGAGTCACCCACTTCTAATGGGTGGCAGCGGTGGATCATCATTCCTACAGACACCAGGACAAACACTGGCCGACCTACAGACTATGTTCCCCTCTGCCGGCTCAGACCTCTTGAGACAGTCTGCCCCAGGGAATGGACACCTTCccatcccctcctcttcctccctgtccaCTGTATACTCCTCTGCTTCCACCACTGCCCCCATGTCATCGACACCCTCAGCAGCAACTTCTTCCTCCATGGCATCAGGTTCTCTGCCACCATACTTGATGAACCCAAGCATGGCTGGCCTGCTTTCATCAGGCTTCCCCCTCAACTACAGTCAGTCGCTGCTGTCCGAGCAGAGGATGTTCCCCACCTCTCTTCTTCCTGGGTCAGGGGGGTACCCTGACTCCAGTTCTTCTACGTCCAGCTTCCTCTCTCATTACAATCCCACCTCCAGCCTGTTGGGGGCAGCTCTGACCCATCCGGACCGTCACCAGATCACAGAGAATGGCGGAAGTAGTTCGGATGACGATGTTATAGAGGTTATGGGACAGTAG
- the LOC133967146 gene encoding transmembrane reductase CYB561D2, with translation MAVNNIESESEARIYGFTRRASAVLTHFICIVFSLFIALMSRPGTSLFSWHPFLMTLAFSFFMTEAILIFSPHGSPIKGCSHKTKGRVHWILQCLCVSCAVLGLAAIFYNKHLNSKPHFTSWHGLLGLLTVCVVALQSLAALPLIYHSLAKGWSLAKLKRYHAASGLITYLLGSMSLLLGLCSAWFTASVKDYNWYLSALCPAVSALMIMNQVTSAYMAKKRLKA, from the exons ATGGCTGTAAACAACATAGAGAGCGAGTCTGAGGCGCGGATCTACGGGTTTACCAGGAGAGCTTCAGCTGTGTTGACCCACTTCATCTGCATCGTTTTCAGCCTCTTCATCGCTCTGATGTCCCGACCTGGCACCA GTTTGTTTTCCTGGCATCCTTTCCTCATGACGCTGGCT TTCTCCTTCTTCATGACAGAAGCCATACTCATCTTCTCCCCCCACGGCTCCCCCATCAAAGGTTGCTCACACAAGACCAAAGGTCGTGTTCACTGGATCCtgcagtgcctgtgtgtgtcctgtgcgGTCCTGGGCCTGGCAGCCATCTTTTACAACAAACACCTGAACAGTAAACCCCACTTCACCTCATGGCACGGTCTGCTCGGCCTGCTCACGGTGTGCGTGGTCGCGCTGCAGTCTTTGGCAGCTTTGCCTCTCATCTACCATTCCCTGGCTAAAGGCTGGTCCCTTGCCAAACTCAAGCGCTATCACGCGGCGTCCGGGCTCATCACGTACCTGCTCGGCAGCATGAGCCTGCTGCTCGGCCTCTGCTCGGCCTGGTTCACCGCCTCTGTCAAGGACTACAACTGGTACCTGTCAGCACTGTGCCCGGCCGTCAGCGCTCTCATGATAATGAACCAAGTCACCAGTGCATACATGGCCAAGAAACGTCTGAAGGCCTGA